The DNA window cattatagcATAAACATTCACGCGTTAAAGAAGGCATCTCACGCGTTATCATAAAATTCGTCATTATTTCGAGATAAGTTTACCTGGTTTTTGCGAGCAGCGATATGTAGCGGAGTGTGTCCATTTTGTGATGCAAGATGAGGCGAAGCTCCTTTCTCTAATAAGAGAGTCGCGATGTTTGGATGCTCATAGTGACCCGCCAAATGCAAGGGTGTGATATCGTTCTGAAACGTTAAACATATGTCTGCATAATTCAATGGAACTTATTTGGAAgtcaaaagataatttatacaatatcgcgtaataaaaaaaaacactcaaaattttagataaaattaataattattcttcaGCTTTTTAAAGATccatttcaagttttttgctTATGTAGAAATTTTCATAGTAGTTCAAAGTAAAGTaacattatgtaattattaatacacaataataaataacattaaaaaaataaaactactacattaaataagaaatattattttctttttctttttttaaatatctaaagaTCTTTTTATCTAACTCGATGTAATttaagtacatatataaattaatatacacgaACCTTTCCTTGGACATCAAGTTTGCTTTCTTTTTGCAAGAGTATATTTGCGACATTCATATTCCCGTATTTAGCTGCGATATGTAAAGGTGTGAAGCCGTTTTTCGTTGCAGCCTTGAGAGAAGCTTTGTTCTCCACAAGAATGGCCGCCAcctatttgttaaaaagattttgttacaacaaaattttacgGAATCTTAGTCTTTACTTATACGCTTTTTGCAGTACATAGCATTTatctttcaattatttcagataatcttttattactttaaataaccttcttccaatttaaaaaaaaaataaattttatgttttatccTATATTGCATGTATagaataaaacttatatataaataaataatatgtgtattaagcaaaatcaaaaaatattggattacCTTCTGAAAGAAAGATGCCCATTAGAAATGAgatatgtattgaaaatcaATGTATTAGTATGTTCGAGCGACATGACACAGTTACGGAAATAACGACAAATTAGAATTGTCGGAATTAAATTAGCGTTTGTATTTAATCACATTCACGTTCATACGAACTCTACGAAAGCgttagtaaattatttatgaggCGCGTAGAAATATAAAGGAAACTTGATAGATATGTGCGGTTTTTTTTTGACGCAAGGCTTGACAATCAATATCGAAGGAATGAAACGATTGCCAAATGTCACGGGGTAAAATTACGTTCAATCTGGCTACCTTCGTGTGATGGGATTGTTCTTGTGATAATAAGAAATACATGTAGGGATAAGAGAAGAGAAGTggcgataaaataaaacgaaatgAGAATGTAATTACAGAATGTAGtttgaaaagtataaaattattcgagTATGCGtgaaaatagaagaaataaggtaacataaataataaacaacgtaacgaaaaagtttattatataacggATACAATGATAGATAAACGtaacataaaatgtatattaaacgtaaacaaaattatattacaataacagaaggtgcaaaaaaaaaacagagtaTGTGCGATGAGAGAACGATGAGAACGATGTGCACAGGTGCAACAATGATAATGACACGCTGCGTGTCCGCAGCGCCGGCGGCgtgtccctctctctctctccgtcctAAATAAGATACTCGCGTCGTCGGGTCCAGAACAGATACGTTCTGTTTTGCATGGCGACGTAATCCGCTATTTGCGCGTACTCATTGTACATTACCTCCTCTTGACCCTCCTTCGCCGCGATATGAAGCGCCGTGTACATATCTTTCGTGGCGGTGTCCACGGCCGCGCCGTGCTGCAGCAGCAACATAACAATATCGATATTTCCTAATCGGGACGCTATATGAAGCGGCGTTTGCTGTTCCTACAAAATAACGACGAGAAAACGAGTATTAGAGGGTGCGGCGAgaattcacttttttttcgCGAAGCAACAAGGTGAAAGCGTGAAGGTGAGACTCGTGATTAGAAAAGTTTCCAGTTTACAAAATCAGATCGTGTGTTCGTGTCGTATCGTGCCTTAAAGATTCAAGTGGCATATTGAACGAGAAAGCGTGAAAAACAAAACTAGGTTCTTCTTACTTGTAAATTGGAAGATCACGCACTTCAATTATCAAATCGCCAGATAAGAGAAGTTAAATTTGAACTTCGGTATATGAGACTGGTTAATGGTTCATGCTTTTGTATAAAGGGGGTGCGTATATGAGTGAGatcatttgtacgtatataaATGATCTGGATTTCTAGATGACTTTCTAGagtacaatttttctttttggttttttttagGAGAGGTACTCGCTGTCGTTAAGTTAAATAAGCGGCATGATTCACTGGCTGAGGGTCGAGAAAGCGACAAAAAGGGAAAGGCGAGGAGGGTTGAAAACGAGGAGGGTTTTGGAATGGTTTGGAACAACACGCTCTACTTACCCTTGCACGAGCATCGACTTGGGCACCATTTCTTAGCAAAATTCGAATAATGTCTGTTTGATTAGCTCTAGCTGCCAGATGCAGGGGTGTTTCACCCCTAACAGTTGGCACGTCAGGATTGGCTTCATGCTGCAGTAGGAATATCACGATATTCATACACCCCATAAAACTGGCCACATGTAATGGAGTCAGCCCGGACTGCAAAACACACGTATTGTCTGTTAATATCTTGATTTCTTGATATGACTCCAGAATTAATTCCatcgattttttgttttatcgttGTCGTTATCATTCCGGCGATCGATGTCTCGAAAACTGACGAGGAAACAAGTAGAAACGATCGTGACAGAAGATCACGTCGGTTAATTTCGTCAGTTTTGTTTTACTATTAAACGCACGACCCTTTAACCAGTCTTTGAGATTTACcgatcgattttatttttgcggGGCACAGAAGAACGGATGAAGATTCCTCTTAACAatgttaatttcttttaaaaaaatacctaaAATTTAGGCTTTGAATAAATCGAAGAAGATAATAATGCTTATAAGAGCCGACACAAGTTGTTCTGTATACATTTAAACCATTTTACTATCTGTACATACaagtaaatttaacttttattattttgtgcaaaattttaaaatgtgtttgtttacattttattgctaaaaaagttacaattgtTCAAGTGTTTTAGTCAATGCAGATTGTATGCACTATCCATTCTATTATCTGAACTATTGCGacaaattttaacttattgacCACATCTATGTAACTTGACttcaattaaatacaatttaacgTATCATATTGACAACTGATTCCTATATCTGTTTGTTATTCATTGAGAAAAACCCAATTATAAATCGAGACgttaacgatattttttttaataataaatctatacACATGAACAATTTGTAACAGCTCTTATggatttcattattttcttcgaTTAATTTCTCTTAACAACGTTAATTGCGATCAAAGTGCGACACATATCGATGTTACGTTTTAGTTGTACTCCGAATATATTATACGTTCTCATGtaattaacgaaaaaaaaaacacgactTCACTTCTGTGCAAATGCGATCGGTATCGCAATTTGGCTTCGTAATATTCCATCGAACATTGCTATTGACACTGTGTGAAAACATTTGTGATTTACAGCGAGtagaaacatttatgaaaacatgattGCGAGATGATGCTTGACGGTGCGAAAAAAAACGTGTTGCTTTACCTCCGTGGTCGACTCGATGGACGCGCCATGCTTCAACAGGAGTTCCACCACCTTGATGCGGTTCTTCTTGCAAGCGATATGGAGCGGCGTGAAGCCATTGAGAGCTCGAGCGTTCGGATCGGCTTTACGATCGAGTAGCAACTTGGCGACCCTAGCGTGGCCGCAGTGCGCGGCAACGTGGAGCGAGGTCAAATAATCGATGGTAACTTCGTCTACTGGCGCCCGATGAAACATCAGCACTCTTGCTGCATCCACGTGGTCTCCTTGCGAGGCCATGTGTAATGGTGACAGCccattctttaaaaacaattatttttaacttaaaaaagttataaaacaaCAGATTGTGAGGcatatatgtagaaaaaaaaagtatatatatatatatatatattttataagctgaaaacattttaaatctgtaaatCACGTAGACTCTACGTCGtagagaataatattttttaataattatatatttatagtgtCCGACTctgaatataattgtaatcttgatgttaaaatcttaatattttttcagttttatataatgttttctttCACAATATATTGTGAGAAAAATAtcgagaaaaattgtttaaaatttatggatAATCGATATAGGAGAAAACTTACAGCAGAGTATTTGCCAGAACTTACCTTGGTGCGCGCGCTGATTGGTGCCGAATTTTCAAGAAGAGTGCTGACAACTTGTTCGTGTCCTGATCGCGCTGCACAATGTAGCGGAGTTAAACCATCTCTGGTTTTGGCATCGATTTGTGCCGAATTCTCCAACAATATCTTAACCATATTATTCTTGCCCCACTTTGCCGCCACGTGTAACGGACTTATATTATGCTGAGAAAAAtggattacattaaaatatattcagtaattattaaatcatgatattaaacatttttaactatttagaaaataatcaaaattatgctatttcttagaaaaagagagagagagagagcgagagagaaaataataaaatatatatttcattattatgaCGTTAAAAACGTATAATCGTACATATATGTCACTTTAAATTGCGGTTCTACGTCTTTGGAATAAAACAcggtatattttcaatttcagAAATTTACTGGTTTTaagttatttgttaatttcctactttatttttgctatataaattagaaaatgtatcTTACCTTagctaaataatttacatcgGCTCctcgttttattaataaccgtGCTATTTCCTCGTTTCCATAATGAGCGGCGATGTGAAGAGGGGTAAAACCACTTTTCGATGTCACATCGGGCTTATGGTCGTTCTGTAACATTTCATTCATTACaacgatatattttaattagtattttaatttgcttaattattttatatttttatttcaatttttttttgttttataattatcttctTACTTGTAAGAGTAAATCAGCGGCTTTGCAATCGTCTTTCTTCGCGGCGATATGGAGTGCCGGTAATCTAACCTTGCCCTTTAAGTCATTCTCAAGGAGTACGCTGACCACTTTATCGTGGCCTTGTTGCATCGCCACAGCAAGCGGTGTAAATCCATCCTGAAAAACAtcaaaaagtaagaaaaacttcaaaataatcgaattattcagaaatacaagttaaaaatacaagaattttgaaaaattgattttattttaattttacataaaagttaCGCTCTTCTTTGacagattattaattatttaaaatagccCAGATTCTGTCCACTATTACAcaagtaaaagtaaattttatagagaTAAAAGTTGAACTTATTAAAGTTACAGTAACATAAATCTGTAACTAAGTGAtctatttcagaaaaaatggATCAAGTTTACCTCAGTCGCGAGACTTTGATTTGCTCCATTGCTGAGCAGAAGTTTGACGACATGATCGTGATTCTCCTGCGCAGCCATATATAAAGGAGTGAATCCATTTTGCGATTGAATATTAACTGCGGCACCAAATTGAATGAGTATATTGACTATTTCGGACTGGCCAGCTGGAAAtgtgcaaaattatatatgtaaaagtaCAATTATGATAGAGTATACGCGTTTAGGCAATAGAAACTATCGATTCTTACCTAAGGAAGCTATGTGTAACGCGGTATTTCCTTTCTTCGTTGCCGCATCTACCTTTGCGCCTCTTTTTAATAGCTCGGTTACTATCTCGACATGACCATCCTTCGAAGCTAAATGCAGGGCATTTAAACCGTTCTGCAATGGGATgcaaatcttattattattacaatatgtatatcaagaataaatcaattttacaatcgataatttaaatcaaatttaattactttatttaactaacagttaaatgttaaatattagattaaagttaattaattaattaaaactaaagaataggcttttattttatagatatttatataaaaactattattattaaatttaattgtttaaaataatactgaGATTTGATTACGTAAAATTAACGTACTttggtaaataatttaattaacattttcagTTGAACGCTTACCGAGTTGGCTGTATTAATATCTAAGTCGGTATCAAGAAATTCGACCACTTTCTCGAGATTGCCAGACCGAGCAGCGCGAAGAAATGCTGTCGTGTCATCAGCCTAAATGCAAATATTGTATTCTATAATAAACTATAAGAGCAAAACATTTAAAGGGTAAGTAGAAAAGATAATATGGAAAATGGAAGAGCatcgattaaatataataaaaaaaagaaaaatgcataatacaatttttatagatacaaTCTTCAAGAATTTGTAACGATGATATAATCCTTCGTATAATCCCTGTCCTTTTACCCTTACACATTTGACACTTTGCATCATTATTATCCTTCTCATtaattaagagagagagagagagaaaacatttttttaaaacagctttatatgtatatttatatttacaaaacttaattaatattatatctacaAAAACTCGTTCTTTTCCTTCAAACAGCTTTGAAACTTTTCGAGACTTACGTAAATCTACAGAATATAaaagcttaaaaaaatatataaaatgtttgtaagattaattaatcttgGATCTATGATATTATACacggaatatatatatatatatatatatatatttatatagaaaagaaaaaattttatataagatttaaatataatagaagaaTTTAATAGAATGGATcctaattttctatattaatttaatagaatttaataattgaatattattatttaaaaaaatcttattttaatatttttcttaaacagtTATTTACTGGTAATCGTTCAATGTCTGGAGTGATTCCGCAAAGCATCATTAATCTAAGATTACAGTTAACTAActcataattttcttaatttctctCCAGGGAGAAACGGGTGTTCCGCGTATCTCACCCCTCGGTTTACAGCCCGCTGTGAATCATCACGATAAGGAACCATGTCAGCCAGGTGGTCTGCCCCGCGTCAACGCTacctgcgcgcgcgcgcgcgcgtgctacGTCACCCTGACCTTTGACCGGTAACTTCTGCCGGCTCCTACATAGCGCCCG is part of the Monomorium pharaonis isolate MP-MQ-018 chromosome 2, ASM1337386v2, whole genome shotgun sequence genome and encodes:
- the LOC105837307 gene encoding ankyrin-3 isoform X9; amino-acid sequence: MTKEDAFPPIIRLEADDTTAFLRAARSGNLEKVVEFLDTDLDINTANSNGLNALHLASKDGHVEIVTELLKRGAKVDAATKKGNTALHIASLAGQSEIVNILIQFGAAVNIQSQNGFTPLYMAAQENHDHVVKLLLSNGANQSLATEDGFTPLAVAMQQGHDKVVSVLLENDLKGKVRLPALHIAAKKDDCKAADLLLQNDHKPDVTSKSGFTPLHIAAHYGNEEIARLLIKRGADVNYLAKHNISPLHVAAKWGKNNMVKILLENSAQIDAKTRDGLTPLHCAARSGHEQVVSTLLENSAPISARTKNGLSPLHMASQGDHVDAARVLMFHRAPVDEVTIDYLTSLHVAAHCGHARVAKLLLDRKADPNARALNGFTPLHIACKKNRIKVVELLLKHGASIESTTESGLTPLHVASFMGCMNIVIFLLQHEANPDVPTVRGETPLHLAARANQTDIIRILLRNGAQVDARAREQQTPLHIASRLGNIDIVMLLLQHGAAVDTATKDMYTALHIAAKEGQEEVMYNEYAQIADYVAMQNRTYLFWTRRREYLI